The following are from one region of the Sorghum bicolor cultivar BTx623 chromosome 2, Sorghum_bicolor_NCBIv3, whole genome shotgun sequence genome:
- the LOC8081133 gene encoding putative oxidoreductase TDA3, with amino-acid sequence MSAAPAAAAAAPPRRVVICGGGVVGACTAYFLSTHAGSPTVPTLIEKCAPACAASGKAGGFLALDWCDSTQALSSLARASFALHRRLADALGGADAYGFRPVHTLSVLLPTHPGPAPASSPHPRLPPWVDPSASAAPPRELGTPDTTAQVHPGLFTKAVLAASGAEVVIGEVERVVARDGRVAGVVVKGRDAVVDADAVVLALGPWSGRLEVVREVFDVSGLKAHSIVLRPREPDKITPHCVFLSYQPEPGAKMLNPEVYPRPTGEVYICGMSKDENPPDDPATITGEPDSIAMLHKIAGKVSSQLKKEEGAEVVVEQACYLPCTTDGLPVIGEMPGVKGCYVATGHSCWGILNGPATGAALAELILDGKAKIVDLEPFSPARFLKRRSRRGA; translated from the exons ATGTCCGCCGCaccggcggccgcggccgcggccccgCCCCGCCGCGTGGTCatctgcggcggcggcgtggtggGCGCGTGCACGGCCTACTTCCTCTCCACCCACGCCGGGTCCCCCACCGTCCCGACGCTCATCGAAAAGTGCGCCCCGGCGTGCGCCGCCTCGGGGAAAGCCGGCGGGTTCCTGGCGCTCGACTGGTGCGACTCCACCCAGGCGCTGTCCAGCCTCGCGCGGGCCTCCTTCGCGCTCCACCGCCGCCTCGCCGACGCCCTCGGCGGCGCCGACGCCTACGGCTTCCGCCCCGTCCACACCCTCTCCGTCCTGCTGCCCACGCACCCCGGGCCCGCCCCCGCTAGTTCGCCGCACCCGCGGCTCCCGCCCTGGGTCGACCCCTCCGCGTCCGCGGCCCCGCCGAGGGAGCTCGGGACCCCGGACACCACCGCGCAGGTCCACCcgggcctcttcaccaaggccgTCCTCGCCGCGTCGGGCGCCGAGGTCGTCATCGGCGAGGTGGAGCGCGTCGTGGCCCGGGACGGCCGCGTCGCCGGCGTCGTGGTCAAGGGGCGCGACGCCGTGGTGGACGCCGACGCCGTCGTGCTCGCGCTCGGCCCCTGGTCCGGCCGCCTCGAGGTCGTCCGCGAGGTGTTCGACGTGTCCGGGCTCAAGGCGCACAGCATCGTGCTCCGGCCGCGCGAGCCCGACAAGATCACGCCGCACTGCGTCTTCCTCAGCTACCAGCCGGAGCCCGGCGCCAAGATGCTCAACCCTGAGGTGTACCCGCGGCCCACCG GGGAGGTGTACATTTGTGGAATGAGCAAGGACGAGAACCCGCCAGATGACCCAGCAACAATAACAGGCGAACCAGACTCGATTGCAATGCTGCATAAGATTGCAGGGAAGGTGTCCAGCCAGCTGAAGAAGGAAGAAGGCGCTGAGGTGGTCGTGGAGCAGGCGTGCTACCTGCCGTGCACCACCGACGGGCTGCCGGTCATCGGGGAGATGCCAGGCGTGAAGGGGTGCTATGTGGCCACCGGGCACAGCTGCTGGGGCATCCTCAATGGTCCGGCCACCGGCGCGGCCCTCGCGGAGCTCATCCTCGACGGTAAGGCCAAGATCGTTGACCTTGAGCCTTTCAGCCCGGCAAGGTTTctcaagagaaggagcaggcgTGGAGCCTGA
- the LOC8086421 gene encoding uncharacterized protein LOC8086421, with protein sequence MAGARARALRALLARCSTKCHRRASPPCPSSSTAAASFSSLSRAVTFTSTPASRSQRLLPAQRAAATAAHVRAQTRFLASEAARRGVGGRGETADEEEEKAQEWAVEWEDSEDDGYEPEIGDGGDGGGVALRGVEWGQRALVAAEEVLADHFGDDVALFAFKVSPKGYVYMRLDKLTNVYGCPDIEEIENFNRLYKQKLDEIIERGEISLDLALEVSSPGAERLLKVPEDLDRFKDMAMRVQYLAEGDNDLMSKQNLLKDGIFLLQSVDIQSEHCVWKLADVKENRAEAGKGRPLNRKQRDWRLQTSFTAVKKVTLYLDSN encoded by the exons ATGGCGGGCGCTCGCGCACGGGCGCTCCGCGCGCTGCTAGCAAGGTGCTCGACGAAATGCCACCGCCGCGCCTCCCCCCCTTGCCCCTCCTCCTcgaccgccgccgcctcgtTCTCAAGCCTCAGCCGTGCGGTCACATTTACCTCCACACCCGCCTCTCGCTCCCAGCGCCTGCTACCCGCGCAgcgcgcggcggcgacggcggcgcacgTGCGGGCGCAGACGCGCTTCCTGGCGAGCGAGGCCGCGCGGCGCGGCGTCGGCGGGCGCGGGGAAACagcggacgaggaggaggagaaggcgcaGGAGTGGGCGGTGGAGTGGGAGGACAGCGAGGACGACGGCTACGAGCCCGAG ATCGGCGACGGTGGGGACGGCGGCGGGGTCGCGCTGCGGGGCGTCGAGTGGGGCCAGCGTGCCCTCGTGGCGGCCGAGGAGGTTCTCGCTGACCATTTTGGGGATGACGTCGCCTTGTTCGCCTTCAAGGTGTCGCCCAAGGGATACGTCTACATGCGCCTCGACAAGCTGACCAACGT GTATGGGTGCCCTGATATTgaggaaatagagaatttcaataGGCTTTACAAGCAGAAGTTGGATGAGATCATTGAAAGAGGTGAAATATCCCTGGACCTGGCACTTGAG GTATCGTCACCAGGTGCAGAGAGGCTTCTGAAGGTGCCTGAGGATTTGGACCGCTTCAAGGACATGGCTATGAGAGTGCAATACCTTGCTGAAGGTGATAATGACCTTATGTCGAAGCAGAACCTGCTGAAGGAtgggatcttcttgctccagtcCGTTGACATTCAGTCTGAGCACTGTGTCTGGAAGCTGGCAGATGTCAAGGAAAACCGAGCAGAAGCTGGGAAAGGAAGGCCGCTGAACAGGAAGCAGAGAGACTGGAGGCTGCAGACTTCCTTCACAGCAGTGAAGAAGGTGACCTTGTACTTGGACTCAAACTAG